The Nitrospira sp. genome contains a region encoding:
- a CDS encoding efflux RND transporter periplasmic adaptor subunit — MTPSSPAQDRGRSARVPEIKVGKFSMTNAKRFARWALVAGIGGLVLASLSFLNGTKERDEPAETAGSTALLSSPHIVALKPEALANTGIEVASVARGAFRLHRDFPATVQPNENELAEVTTLIRGQVVEVSVDVGQDVKKGALLALLHSSDLGLAAAAYLKAGAKLHEAELAYERVRDLHQHRAVSLAEVQRREAEMKTVRAEAREAKHRLELLGARADEFQRLDREQTIRSDVPMRAPFDGRVIMRNITRGEVVETQQKLFTVADLSDVWVVGKVPEKDVRFIHREQVVEVRVTSYPGQVFVGTITHLGDVLDPATRTMRLRVTVPNPKKLLKPEMFATVRVYADPEQEVAMAPVSAVQRSGESSYVFVQLDGGRFEKRPVVLGQETDQVVAVLSGLREGELIVTAGTFVLKSEFEKSQIEPTR, encoded by the coding sequence ATGACACCATCCAGCCCCGCGCAGGATCGGGGCCGGTCGGCTCGTGTGCCGGAGATCAAGGTGGGAAAGTTCTCTATGACGAACGCGAAGCGGTTTGCGCGCTGGGCGCTCGTGGCGGGGATCGGGGGGCTCGTGCTGGCCTCGCTCAGTTTCCTCAACGGCACCAAGGAACGCGATGAGCCGGCAGAGACGGCGGGCAGTACCGCTCTCCTGTCGTCTCCGCATATCGTGGCGCTCAAGCCCGAGGCGCTGGCGAATACGGGCATCGAGGTTGCTTCGGTCGCCCGAGGCGCATTCAGGTTGCATCGGGATTTTCCCGCCACGGTCCAACCGAATGAAAATGAGCTGGCCGAGGTTACCACGTTGATCCGCGGGCAGGTGGTGGAGGTTTCCGTGGATGTCGGGCAGGACGTCAAAAAGGGCGCGCTCTTAGCCTTGCTGCATAGTTCGGACCTTGGATTGGCTGCAGCGGCCTATCTGAAGGCCGGTGCAAAGCTGCACGAGGCTGAGCTGGCCTACGAACGGGTTCGCGATCTGCACCAGCACCGGGCGGTCAGCCTCGCCGAGGTGCAGCGGCGCGAAGCCGAGATGAAGACGGTTCGCGCCGAAGCGCGCGAAGCGAAGCACCGCCTGGAGCTGCTGGGCGCGCGGGCGGACGAGTTCCAACGCCTGGACCGCGAGCAGACCATCCGCTCCGACGTGCCGATGCGCGCGCCGTTCGACGGCCGGGTGATCATGCGCAACATCACGCGCGGCGAAGTCGTGGAGACGCAGCAGAAGCTCTTCACCGTGGCCGATCTCTCGGACGTCTGGGTTGTCGGGAAGGTGCCGGAAAAAGACGTGCGGTTCATCCATCGCGAGCAGGTTGTCGAGGTGCGGGTGACATCGTACCCAGGCCAGGTCTTTGTCGGCACGATCACCCATCTGGGGGATGTCTTAGATCCTGCCACGCGCACCATGCGGTTGCGGGTCACGGTCCCCAATCCGAAGAAGCTGCTGAAACCGGAAATGTTTGCGACGGTGCGCGTCTATGCCGATCCAGAACAGGAGGTGGCGATGGCGCCGGTCTCGGCGGTGCAACGGAGCGGCGAGTCTTCGTATGTGTTTGTGCAACTGGATGGGGGGAGGTTCGAGAAGCGTCCCGTGGTCCTCGGCCAGGAAACCGACCAGGTTGTCGCGGTGTTGAGCGGCCTGCGCGAGGGCGAGCTGATCGTTACTGCCGGCACCTTCGTGCTCAAGTCCGAATTCGAGAAATCTCAGATCGAGCCTACGCGATGA
- a CDS encoding site-2 protease family protein, protein MIGQSVRLTTIRGIEVGLHYSWFIIFFLITFSLTTRFASEHPHWTTVEHYAVGIATSLLFFVSILLHELAHSFVALAKGLPVRAITLFVFGGVAQIGRESDRPLTEFQIAIAGPIASAVLAVGFGFLSHLAGDQFEHVAALAGWLSSINLMLAVFNLVPGFPLDGGRIFRAVLWHFTGSFSKATRIAAGSGQLVGYGIMLAGIWTGLITGSWFSGLWLAFIGWFLLNAAQETVLQVSIRSVLTGVRAEDVMARDCPTVSGRMSLAELVQEHILKTGQRCFVVAEGSRLDGLVTLHQIKAVPQSRWQNVSVGEAMTPLTNLRVVAPETPILEVLQTMEGEDVNQVPVAKGGQLMGMLTRDHILRVLSAKMELDGFILRPTVTGRSAEPI, encoded by the coding sequence ATGATCGGTCAATCCGTACGTCTCACCACCATTCGGGGCATTGAGGTCGGCCTCCACTATTCCTGGTTCATCATCTTTTTCCTGATCACTTTTTCACTCACCACGCGGTTTGCCTCGGAGCACCCCCACTGGACGACGGTCGAGCACTACGCTGTGGGAATCGCCACCAGCCTGTTGTTCTTCGTCTCGATTCTCCTCCACGAGTTAGCCCACAGTTTCGTGGCGCTGGCCAAGGGCCTTCCCGTCCGGGCGATCACGCTCTTTGTGTTCGGCGGCGTGGCGCAAATCGGGCGGGAGTCCGATCGTCCGCTGACGGAGTTTCAGATTGCGATTGCCGGACCGATTGCCAGCGCGGTGCTCGCCGTGGGATTCGGGTTCCTGTCGCATCTCGCCGGCGATCAATTCGAGCATGTCGCGGCGCTGGCCGGGTGGCTTTCGTCGATCAACCTGATGCTGGCGGTGTTCAACCTCGTGCCGGGCTTCCCGCTCGACGGGGGCCGGATCTTTCGGGCAGTCCTCTGGCACTTTACCGGAAGCTTCTCGAAGGCCACGCGCATCGCGGCCGGCTCCGGGCAGCTCGTCGGATATGGAATCATGCTTGCGGGGATCTGGACAGGGTTGATCACCGGCAGTTGGTTCAGCGGACTGTGGCTGGCCTTCATCGGCTGGTTCTTGCTGAATGCGGCGCAGGAGACCGTGCTGCAAGTGAGTATCCGTTCCGTGCTCACCGGTGTGCGGGCTGAAGACGTCATGGCACGAGACTGTCCGACGGTGTCCGGTCGGATGAGTCTGGCCGAGTTGGTGCAGGAACATATTCTCAAGACGGGACAGCGATGCTTCGTAGTGGCCGAGGGCAGCCGGCTGGATGGTTTGGTGACCCTTCATCAGATCAAAGCGGTGCCGCAATCTCGATGGCAGAACGTATCCGTAGGGGAGGCGATGACGCCCTTGACGAACCTGCGCGTGGTGGCGCCTGAGACCCCGATCCTGGAGGTGTTACAGACGATGGAAGGCGAGGATGTCAATCAAGTGCCGGTCGCGAAGGGCGGGCAGCTCATGGGCATGCTCACGCGAGATCATATCTTACGGGTCCTCTCGGCCAAGATGGAGCTGGACGGGTTCATTCTCCGGCCGACCGTGACGGGGAGATCGGCGGAGCCTATCTAA
- a CDS encoding universal stress protein — MNIVIAVDRSRHARAAMQLLQHLRWPAGSAFTLLHMLEMVTIPGGWQLHYHPELWKQLTGERRKVFSQAQRFLERLGTQVRPGDARPEVLVKWGLPLTGIVGVLKKKQADLVVVGSRGLSGVRRFLLGSVSEGVLHSAPCSVLISRGSRKRGAQPSVKGLRILLAVDESDHALAAAQAMIRVTKERGRQVLGRMRKLVAHRGLTIHPVLVEGRPAEEILRAAARTHADLVILGSRGMTGLKGAFLGSVSRKVARHAPCSVLVVKQR, encoded by the coding sequence GTGAACATTGTGATTGCGGTGGATCGCTCTCGGCATGCGCGTGCGGCGATGCAGTTGCTCCAGCATCTGCGCTGGCCGGCCGGATCAGCCTTCACCCTCCTCCATATGTTGGAGATGGTCACGATCCCCGGTGGCTGGCAGCTCCATTACCATCCGGAGTTGTGGAAGCAACTGACGGGGGAGCGGAGGAAGGTGTTCTCGCAGGCTCAACGATTCCTGGAACGTCTGGGCACTCAGGTGCGACCAGGCGACGCCCGACCGGAGGTGCTGGTCAAGTGGGGCCTGCCGCTGACGGGGATCGTGGGGGTCTTGAAAAAGAAACAGGCAGACCTGGTCGTCGTGGGCTCTCGCGGGCTCTCCGGTGTGCGGCGATTCCTGCTTGGAAGCGTGAGCGAGGGTGTGCTCCATTCGGCGCCGTGCTCGGTCCTGATCAGCCGAGGATCACGGAAGCGAGGCGCACAGCCGTCAGTCAAAGGCCTCAGGATCCTGTTGGCGGTCGATGAATCCGATCACGCGTTGGCGGCCGCACAGGCCATGATTCGTGTGACAAAGGAGCGGGGGAGGCAGGTGTTGGGGCGGATGCGAAAGCTCGTGGCGCATCGTGGCCTGACGATCCATCCTGTGCTGGTCGAAGGCCGTCCGGCAGAGGAAATCCTACGAGCGGCAGCACGCACGCATGCCGACCTGGTGATCCTCGGATCGCGGGGCATGACGGGGTTGAAGGGCGCGTTCCTCGGCAGTGTGTCACGGAAGGTGGCGCGGCATGCACCCTGTTCGGTTCTCGTGGTCAAGCAGCGATAG